The DNA sequence CGCACCGGGCGTCCCCGCTGGGCAAGCTCCGGCCACGTTCCCGGCTGGCCAAGGGCCTGACCGCGGGCGGGCTGAGCGTGGGAGTCGCCGCGGGGGCCTTCGGCGGAGTCGCGGCCGCGAGTTCCGAGGCCCTGCCCGGTGACTCTCTCTACGGCCTCAAGCGCGGCATGGAGGACTTCAAGCTCAATGTCCTGGCCGATGGCGACGACGAGCGCGGGCGAACGTATCTCGACCAGGCCTCCACGCGGCTGAGCGAGGCACGTCGGCTGATGGAGCGTGGCCGTGGCGGACACCTCGACCACGAGTCGGTCGGCGAGGTCCGTCGCGCCCTGTCCGGCATGCGCCACGACGCCTCGGAAGGGCACCGCCTGCTCCGTGAGGCGTACGAGCGCGACCCTGGCTCCCTGGGGCCCATCCAGGCCCTGTCCGCCTTCTCCCGCTCGCACCGAGCGGCGTGGGGCGTCCTGCGCGAGCGGCTTCCCCTCCAGCTCGGGGACGTCAGTGACCAGGTGTCGTCGGTCTTCGACGCCATAGACGAAGAGGTCGCCCCGCTGCAGTCCCTCCTCCCGCCGGCTCCAACACAGGGCGGCGACGGAAAGCGGCAGGGCGGCTCCGGATCGGCATCCACCGGTACGTCCGGCTCCGACCGGTCGGCCCGCCCCAGCGCGGGCGGCGGCGGTTCCTCCGACGGCAACCGGTCCAGCAGCCCCAGCAAGTCGGCCGAGGGCTCCACCGGCGAGGGCGAAGGCCTGCTCGGCGGAAACACCGGCGGCCTGCTCGACCCGCCGAAGGACACCGGCAGCGCCGGCGCCTCACCGTCCACGTCCACCCCGAGCACCGAGCCCGCCGTCACACTCCCGCCCCTGCTCCCGGGCCTCCTGCCCGGCCTGGGCATCGACAGCGAGGACGCGAACTAGCAGCCGTGGAGCCACGTCGTACGTCGATGGGGGCGCCCCTTTTCACAAGGGGCGCCCCCATCGACGTATCAGTACACCGACGTATCCGACGTAACTGACGTAACTGACGTATCAGAAGAACACCGACCGCCGCTGCACCAGCAACTTGTACAGCGTGTGCTGGATCTGCTCCCTGACCTGGTCCGTCAGGTTGAACATCAGCATCGGGTCCTCGGCCGCCTCCGGCGGGTAGCCGTCCGTGAGGATCGGCTCCCCGAACTGGATCGTCCACTTGGTCGGCAACGGGACCGCCCCCAGCGGGCCCAACCACGGGAACGTCGGCGTCAACGGGAAGTACGGGAAGCCCAGCAGACGGGCGAGCGTCTTCGCGTTGCCGATCATCGGGTAGATCTCCTCGGCCCCGACGATCGAGCACGGGATGATCGGGGTTCCCTGCCGCAGGGCCGTGGAGACGAAGCCGCCGCGGCCGAAGCGCTGCAGCTTGTAGCGCTCGCTGAAGGGCTTGCCGATGCCCTTGAAGCCCTCCGGCATCACACCGACCAACTCGCCCTGGCCCAGCAGGCGCTCGGCGTCCTCGGCGCAGGCGAGGGTGTGGCCGAGCTTGCGGGCGAGTTCGTTGACCACCGGCAGCATGAACACCAGGTCGGCCGCGAGCAGGCGCAGGTGCCGGCCCGCGGGGTGGTGGTCGTGCACGGCGACCTGCATCATCAGGCCGTCCAGCGGCAGCGTGCCGGAGTGGTTGGCGACGATCAGCGCGCCGCCCTCGGACGGGATGTTCTCGACGCCCTTCACCTCGACCCGGAAGTAGTTCTCGTACACCGGGCGCAGCAGGGACATCAGGACCTGGTCGGTGAGCTCCTCGTCGTACCCGAAGTCGTCGACCTCGTAGTCCCCGGTGAGGCGGCGGCGCAGGAAGGCCAGGCCGCTCGCGATCCGCCGCTCAAGGCCGCCGTCGTCCTGGGCCTTGCGGGGCGGCTGTTCCTCACGTGTCACAGGAACATCATCCTGCGCGAGAGGCCTTCCCGGGAGGGGCTGGACCTCGCGTACCAGCGCGGATTCACCGCTCTTGCGCCGGTTCCCCGCACTCCGGCGCCGCGGCGGCCGCTGCACGGCGCTCCCGCGGGACCGGTCGTCGTCGAACGGAATGACCTTGGCGTCCGCCATTGTTGATGCGCTCCTCAGTTGGCGCTCTGCGTCGGGAGGTTTCCGCCGCCCAGGACGGGCAGTGCGGCGATCCGGTCGACGGCCCCCGCAAGGGCCTCCGGCGGCAGCAGGCCCGGCGCGCGGCTGCGCGCGAAGTCCGCGAAGGTCTCCGCCGTCGTGTACTTCGGCTTGAATCCGAGCGTCTCTCGCATCTGGTCCGTCGCCACCACCCGGCCGTGCGTGAGCAGCCGGATCTGCTCCGGCGAGAAGTCCGACATACCCAGCGTACGCACCAGGGAGCCCGCCCATGTCACCGCGGGAAGCAGCAGCGGCACGGTGGGGCGGCCCAGGCGCCGGGAGCACTGCGAGAGCAGCAGGACACCGTCGCCGGCGATGTTGAAGGTGCCGCTGTTGAGCGTGCCCCGCGCCGGCTCGTGCGAGGCGATGCGCAGCACCTCGATCACGTCGTCCTCGTGGACGAACTGCAGCCGCGGGTCGTAACCGAACACCGTCGGCAGTACCGGCAGCGAGAAGTACGAGGCGAGCGGCGTGTCCGCGGTCGGGCCGAGGATGTTGGCGAACCGCAGCACGCAGACGGCCACGTCCGGGCGGCGCCGCGCGAACCCGCGGACATAGCCCTCCACCTCGACGGCGTCCTTTGCGAAGCCGCCGCTGGGCAGCGACTTGGGCGGCGTCGTCTCGGTGAAGACTGCCGGGTCACGGGGCGCGGACCCGTAGACGTTCGTGCTGGACTTGACCACCAGCCGCTTGATGTTGGGGGACTTCTGGCAGGCGCCGAGCAGCTGCATCGTCCCGATGACGTTGGTCTCCTTGACCATGGTCCGGCTGCCGCTGCCGAGCGCGGTTCCGGTCACGTCCATGTGTACGACGGTGTCCGCGCCGCTCTCGGCCAGCACCCGCGCGATGGTGGGCTGCCTGATGTCGGCCTGGATGAAGTCGGCGCCGCCCAGATGATGCTCGGGCGGTACCGCATCCACGGCAACAACCCGGTCCACCTGGGGGTCACGCTGGATCCGTCGTACGAACCTGCCCCCCAGTTGACGGGCCACTCCGGTCACGAGCACGACCTTGCCCAAGATCAGCGCCTTCCTTCCAGCACTCGTACCCTGCCGAGTTCCCCGAGTTCCCCGTGTGCGGCCAACTTAGCGGGTCGATGTTGCGCTGTGATGACCGCCCAATGCATGAAGTGACGGGAATTCCTTGCGTACGACCAGACGGGCCAGGCGGGCGTACAGGCATACGCACGAAGTTCGGCTCATCGCACAAATCCCGCTCCACGATCTGGCCCATGGACCCCAAAAGCGTGTGGCCCCCCACCGGATCCGGTGGGGGGCCACAAACACGCCGCTTTCGCAGCGCGCCGCTTACTTCTTGTTGCGACGCTGAACGCGCGTGCGCTTGAGCAGCTTGCGGTGCTTCTTCTTAGCCATCCGCTTGCGCCGCTTCTTGATAACAGAGCCCACGACTACCCTCGCTCACTTCTCATCACTCGGCGTTGGGCGCCATGGGCCCATACGACCTACGAGGGGCTAGCCTACCCGCCCGAGCGCTGAGGTCGTAATCGAGGGGACGAGGGGGAATCCTGCAAAGCCCTGAGGAGTCCCCCTCACCCGTCGCCGTCAGGCGGTTTCCACCCCCACGTAACTCTCGCGGAGGTACTCGTGAACCGCTTGCTCGGGGACGCGGAAGGACCGC is a window from the Streptomyces sp. NBC_00299 genome containing:
- a CDS encoding DUF5667 domain-containing protein, which codes for MIANVSAHRRASAFAQALEELTDRVSAAEQAEQPDGSAPAPAAAEQTEQGRLLALTTSLDELPKPVLDPEVKVVQRAQLVAAMEAMLQEGTAEGGASPALPEQRSHRARGAHRASPLGKLRPRSRLAKGLTAGGLSVGVAAGAFGGVAAASSEALPGDSLYGLKRGMEDFKLNVLADGDDERGRTYLDQASTRLSEARRLMERGRGGHLDHESVGEVRRALSGMRHDASEGHRLLREAYERDPGSLGPIQALSAFSRSHRAAWGVLRERLPLQLGDVSDQVSSVFDAIDEEVAPLQSLLPPAPTQGGDGKRQGGSGSASTGTSGSDRSARPSAGGGGSSDGNRSSSPSKSAEGSTGEGEGLLGGNTGGLLDPPKDTGSAGASPSTSTPSTEPAVTLPPLLPGLLPGLGIDSEDAN
- a CDS encoding lysophospholipid acyltransferase family protein produces the protein MADAKVIPFDDDRSRGSAVQRPPRRRSAGNRRKSGESALVREVQPLPGRPLAQDDVPVTREEQPPRKAQDDGGLERRIASGLAFLRRRLTGDYEVDDFGYDEELTDQVLMSLLRPVYENYFRVEVKGVENIPSEGGALIVANHSGTLPLDGLMMQVAVHDHHPAGRHLRLLAADLVFMLPVVNELARKLGHTLACAEDAERLLGQGELVGVMPEGFKGIGKPFSERYKLQRFGRGGFVSTALRQGTPIIPCSIVGAEEIYPMIGNAKTLARLLGFPYFPLTPTFPWLGPLGAVPLPTKWTIQFGEPILTDGYPPEAAEDPMLMFNLTDQVREQIQHTLYKLLVQRRSVFF
- a CDS encoding NAD-dependent epimerase/dehydratase family protein; the protein is MGKVVLVTGVARQLGGRFVRRIQRDPQVDRVVAVDAVPPEHHLGGADFIQADIRQPTIARVLAESGADTVVHMDVTGTALGSGSRTMVKETNVIGTMQLLGACQKSPNIKRLVVKSSTNVYGSAPRDPAVFTETTPPKSLPSGGFAKDAVEVEGYVRGFARRRPDVAVCVLRFANILGPTADTPLASYFSLPVLPTVFGYDPRLQFVHEDDVIEVLRIASHEPARGTLNSGTFNIAGDGVLLLSQCSRRLGRPTVPLLLPAVTWAGSLVRTLGMSDFSPEQIRLLTHGRVVATDQMRETLGFKPKYTTAETFADFARSRAPGLLPPEALAGAVDRIAALPVLGGGNLPTQSAN
- a CDS encoding 30S ribosomal protein bS22 yields the protein MGSVIKKRRKRMAKKKHRKLLKRTRVQRRNKK